GTAGTTTCTTAATAGCTGTCTAAGAACCCTTTGCGATTGTTGAGGGTTATGTTATATAAGCAATGTGTCGCTGGCAACTGCCATTCATTGGTAAACGTCACATCTATCAAACGCTACGATTGCGGCTTGCTTAGGTCAAGCTATGCCGTTTATTGAGCACCCACAACCAACTGGAGGCGGGTATATCCCGTAAACGGTATGACCGTTACTGAGCAAAATATTCTCCCTATCCTGCTCATTATCATAACAAGTTATCTCGTTGGTTCCATACCGACGGCGTACTTACTTGCCAAGACGCGTAATATCAACATCTTCGAAGTCGGTAGTGGGAACATGGGTGGTACCAATGTCGCGCGCGCGCTGGGCACACAATGGGGTGTGGTTACAGCGCTGCTGGATATGTGTAAAGGTATTGCGGCGATTGTCCTGGCCCGTATGGTCCTCCCCGATGAGCAGTGGGGTGCAACCACCATCAGTGCGATTGCTGTGATTGTGGGCCACAACTGGTCTCTCTTTGCGACGTTGTTTTATCATCTTGCTGTTAAAGGTAAACGCCTGACGCTGCGCGGCGGTAAAGGTGCGGCAACGGCCTTTGGTACGATGCTGATGATCGCACAGCCACAGATCATCGTCGGCATGCTGGCGATTGGTGGTGTGCTGATTGCTATTACACGCTATGTTTCTTTGGGTGTGCTGGCTGCTTTTGCGCTCTCGATCGTCTGGGTTTATGCTCTGGCAACACAGGATCAACTCCCCGTAGAATATGCCCCTTATGCGATTATCCTGGCTATGCTGCTTATCTTGCGCTTCCGCGAGAATATTCAGCGACTTGCTCGTGGGCAGGAACGTCGTCTGGGCGAGCGCGTCTAAAAAACGCGGCTATCTTCATAACAAATTGATTTTTAAAGAGGCGAATAATCTCGCCTCTTTTTGCGTCTCTGTTACGTTTTTAGAATCTGCTGGTGCAGGCTGTATAAATTGCATGAATTCATTTCTCAAGCAATTGCCCGCTTGACAACATCTGCCCCTTACGTGACAATATGAGATGAGAGCGCTCTCAAAGATCACGATGATGACGCTCAATGAAATAGTATTCCCTTTATGAATTAAAAAATCGGTCAAATATAGCGACCAAATCTTATGAAAAAACGTTTAACGCTAGAAGAAATCGGTAAG
The Phototrophicus methaneseepsis DNA segment above includes these coding regions:
- a CDS encoding glycerol-3-phosphate acyltransferase — protein: MTVTEQNILPILLIIITSYLVGSIPTAYLLAKTRNINIFEVGSGNMGGTNVARALGTQWGVVTALLDMCKGIAAIVLARMVLPDEQWGATTISAIAVIVGHNWSLFATLFYHLAVKGKRLTLRGGKGAATAFGTMLMIAQPQIIVGMLAIGGVLIAITRYVSLGVLAAFALSIVWVYALATQDQLPVEYAPYAIILAMLLILRFRENIQRLARGQERRLGERV